The DNA region TCCAGGGATGTGCAACAGTCGTGAACAGGCAGGGTTCCAAGGGCTGCCTTGTtatatttttgaggaaTATACAGAGAAAATATAGAAAGTAAGCTAAAATGAAGACTAAAGTGGCGGTCCGGACAACCGCCAAGTCAATACTTTTGCTCCCTAGTATACATAAGGGATGATTTTGTAAGGGACCTTTTCCTCGTACCTCTTCCAATCGTCACCATATTTGATCTTGCACAGATGTTCGTCACGCTGTTGACGGTGGAACAACAACGTGGCAAAGTAGAGCGAGTAGTAATAGGTCAGAGGAGTTTGGAACCCCGTCGCCAAGCACCAACTTAGAGAAATCAGCCAGTCTCCAAAATAGTTCATATGTTGTGACATGCCCCACCAGCCATCACAGAGAAGCTTGGTGCCGCGCTTGGTGTCCATGCTTTCCAAGTGTGGGAGTTTGCCGTGACGGAAGTCGGATTTCTGTTTATTTGCAGAATGGAAAATGTAGTAGCCAAGTGCCATGATTCCCGTTAAGAAAGCCAGGTACCCCTTGGTCAAAGTTATGGGAGAGACGGTGAGATATCTAGCTTGCAAGGTGTAAGTGAAAGGAACTAGCGCCAAGTCTCCAAACGTCAACATGTAACCGAATCCATCCGTGGTGATGTCCATCATGGTAAGCACACCCTCTTCGTTCAGTACACCGTCGAAGACATAGAATCCTTGGGCCAATGTTACAAACAGGATGGCATTGTTGATTTTGCCAGTCTCCAAATAATAGTGATGCAAGCAGGAGATGTTTATCAAACACCATAGCAGCAAACCTGGGCGCAACTCACAGAACATTTTAAGGTCCAGAGGCCCCACACGAGGGTTCAACTCGCGGCCGATGAACCAATCGTAAATCACATTACCGGTGTTGCCACTCACCGAAAGTATGCGCTCTTTTGTTCCAGTGCCGTTCTCGCCAGTCAATGGGAAGAAGCTGGCCATGTAGAGAAAAACTGACATGATAAACGAGAAGATAACGACAATGATGCAGAAATCAGTCTGGTGCTCATATAGGTATTGTAGCTCGGGCAACTGGCCCCCGGTTAGCTTCCATCTCACGGCCAGAACCGATGAAAGCAAGGAGCAAAGGGCGATTCCGTTGATCTTGTACCTCAGCTTTGTACCATCTCTCAACTCCACGCCCTCCATAACAGGTCCAGGTAGAACAACGTCGAGGATGGCTAAGGAACCAAACCAACATAAATAATAAGTCCACAACTCTCTATTTGTCATGTACCACTTCAGGGGTTTAATATGGTTCCATAGCTCTGCCACATCAAAGTTCGAAAAGAAGCCGGTGATATGGTAGTCTGGACGTATCATTTGGTTGAGCACGACGCACACAAGTGGAAGGCCAAACGTGATGCCCAAGGCTCCGGGAATCCCGCTGAACTCGAAACTCGTAGTTCTGGGATTAAGAGGCGCATTAGATTTCGCCATAGTTGGAACTCTGTGATAGCTTTGCTGAAGAATCTGCGAAAAGCGTTGGCTAGGTAGTGGTAAAGCGCAATGATTTGTGATTCTTAACTACTCGTTCTATGAACTTCGTAGAACCCTGAAAAATTATTCGTCTCGTTTACGAAAAATAGCCTATTAAACAAACGAATGTGAGGAAGACTTTGTGTCGGCACCGTTCATCCGCCCTTGATATACAGCCCTGTTTCTGTCTTGCCATTGAGCTCCCATGAAAGGCACTCGATTAAGCACATGTTAACAAATAGCAACAACTTGGATATATTTTGCTCAACATTTCGAGGAGTCAAGTCGAGTCCCTGGGCCGGCACAACCCCAATATTACCCCCATTAACACCATTAATCAGTAGCATTATACCGTTTGCAGTATCGACCCACACCGCGTACCTAATACGCCAACTCTTGCAGCCAGTGAAGTCAGTTTCAGGCTGCTGTGTGAAGTTTTTGCAATCGGACTTAGAATTAAGGGTTGACGCAAGGCTCTGGAGCGAGTCATCAAATTGCAAGCACATGTAGGAGTCCCAAAATTTCCCCACCAGCGATGAGAAGGATACAAGTCCGAAACCCCTGCCCGTAATTTGGCTCCAGCTTTTCCACTTAAAGAAAAGATCAAATAATGTGTCGTACACGTAGGACTGGAGCAGAGCGTGCAGGTTCGCCCTTAGGTAATGTGAGCTTTGCTGGGAGCTTTGTAAGCTGTAGGAATTCAGTATGCGGCCGAACTGTTGCGTATACTGATGCGTCAGTTTGTCCATGCGGAATTGGTCAAGTTTGGTGAACTGAAGCGCCTGTGGAAACACCGAAACCTCAAAGCTGTCTGCCGAATCTCCTCCTGTTTTCGCGAATCGAGGCCATATTTGCAAATATTCTTCGTAGTTGTGAGAACCAGAGGCACTGTAGCAATTGCTGAATAGCAGGAA from Lachancea thermotolerans CBS 6340 chromosome C complete sequence includes:
- the ERG24 gene encoding delta(14)-sterol reductase (similar to uniprot|P32462 Saccharomyces cerevisiae YNL280C ERG24 C-14 sterol reductase acts in ergosterol biosynthesis mutants accumulate the abnormal sterol ignosterol (ergosta-8 14 dienol) and are viable under anaerobic growth conditions but inviable on rich medium under aerobic conditions); this encodes MAKSNAPLNPRTTSFEFSGIPGALGITFGLPLVCVVLNQMIRPDYHITGFFSNFDVAELWNHIKPLKWYMTNRELWTYYLCWFGSLAILDVVLPGPVMEGVELRDGTKLRYKINGIALCSLLSSVLAVRWKLTGGQLPELQYLYEHQTDFCIIVVIFSFIMSVFLYMASFFPLTGENGTGTKERILSVSGNTGNVIYDWFIGRELNPRVGPLDLKMFCELRPGLLLWCLINISCLHHYYLETGKINNAILFVTLAQGFYVFDGVLNEEGVLTMMDITTDGFGYMLTFGDLALVPFTYTLQARYLTVSPITLTKGYLAFLTGIMALGYYIFHSANKQKSDFRHGKLPHLESMDTKRGTKLLCDGWWGMSQHMNYFGDWLISLSWCLATGFQTPLTYYYSLYFATLLFHRQQRDEHLCKIKYGDDWKRYEEKVPYKIIPYVY
- a CDS encoding KLTH0C09328p (conserved hypothetical protein), yielding MNDSTYRVSFSEDSDDSQDDTVVPFITLVRNRNVLPPSEFVDSIANDNLKNCHNLVFLLWLLNSPVHLNHEFLRSDRPFLLFSNCYSASGSHNYEEYLQIWPRFAKTGGDSADSFEVSVFPQALQFTKLDQFRMDKLTHQYTQQFGRILNSYSLQSSQQSSHYLRANLHALLQSYVYDTLFDLFFKWKSWSQITGRGFGLVSFSSLVGKFWDSYMCLQFDDSLQSLASTLNSKSDCKNFTQQPETDFTGCKSWRIRYAVWVDTANGIMLLINGVNGGNIGVVPAQGLDLTPRNVEQNISKLLLFVNMCLIECLSWELNGKTETGLYIKGG